GTCTCGGGGCTACACTCGGCCGGCCTCACCGAGGGCGTCGCCGAGCGCGTCGTCGACAGCGCGGGCGAACTCCCGAACGTCGTCGTCGAGTGGGGCGACTTTCCCGACAGCGTCGCGGCCGGCGAGAACGACATGCAGGAAGTCACCGTCCGCAACGTCGGCGGCGACGCCCGCGCGGGCCTGCGTGTCACGGTCAACGAGGTGGAGATGACGACCAAGAACCGCTATCTCGGCGAGGCGACGCTCCCAGTGGGCGTCTTCGGCGGGAACGCAGACGTCCTGGAGTACGCGATCGAAGTCGCCTTCCCCGAACTCCCGCTGCAGCCCGTCGTCGAGACGCGCTCGGTCCGCGTCGAGTGAGCCGAGACCGGCGACAGCCGAGCGCGCGCGCGCCGACGCACACGGACCCCACCGACCCTGCCGAACGACCGTAGATTCGACCCGAAACGACGCGTCTGTCGACACACGTCGAACGCATACTCGAAATGTCTACTTCCACCTTAGACACGGTTTTAAACGTTCTAGGCTGTTTTGGTCCGGTTGTAAAACGTTAGACTGGCAACTGAATCGTCGGTGAAATGGGGTCGATCGAGGGAAACGACGCGAAATCACGCTAGGGGTCGTTCCTTTATATGGGGTAGTCGATACAAGTGGGAGGTAGGTGACGAACAATGTCCAGCGCTTCCCCGTTCCGTCGGTCCGCCCCTGACCTCCCCTCGACCACCGGTGTCCAGCGCCTCCGAACGCTCGCGGTCGGCTCTGCTCAGTTCGCCGGCTTCTGGTCGGCTATCGCCCTCCCGTTCGCGATGCTCGCGCTGATCGTCTCCGGGTCGGTCGCCCAGCAGGCCCCGCTGTTCGTCTGGCTGTTGTTCGCCAACGTCGTCGCCCTCCGTGTCGGCCACGGTTACAACCAGAACTGACGCGCTCGCGGGCGACTCGCTCGCCCGATACCGCGCCCGTCCCCGCGGTCACCGCTCCCTCCCGCCGTCACCACTCCCTTCCCCCGTCGCCGTTCCCCCCGCCGACGCCCGCTTCTCGTCGTTCCACCCCGAATTCCCGCCGCTCCTCGTTCCGCCCCGAGCTTTAAATCCGAACACGCGACCAGGCCGGCCCATGCACGACGAGGTGCGCGTCGTCGCGGGCGACTGCACGACGACGATGGACGGCCGTAACGAGCGCGAACACCGCGGCGACGTGGTCACGGTGGTCAAGCCGGACAACACGGTGTTGGTCCACGACGCCGACGGCTACCAGCCGGTCGCCTGGCTCACGAGGGCCGACAGCGTCCAGTTCGTCGACGGCGTCCTCGACGCACGCGAGGGCGACCAGCACCTCCGCGTCGAGGTCCACGCCGAGCACGGTGCCGCCCGCCACCCCGTCTCCCGGGCGGGCGTCCCCGTCGGCGACTGTCCGACGTGCGACGAGTCGCTCGTGCTCGCCCGCGGGTCGGTGGTCTGTCGCGACTGCGACGACGAGTACTCGATTCCGCGGGACGGCGCGGTACTCGAGGAGTCGTGTCCGGTCTGTGGCCTCCCCGTGCTCCGGGTGGAGCGGGGCGCCCAGTTCGAGGTCTGTGTCGACCGCGACTGCGAGTCGATCGACGACCGGGTGACCGAACGCTTCGACCGCGAGTGGGACTGTCCGAACTGCGAGGGGGACCTGCGGATCCTCCGCCGCGGTGGGCTGATCGCGGGTTGCGAGCGCTACCCCGAGTGCGACACCGGGTTCGGCGTCCCGACCGGCGTCGTCGACGGGGCCTGCGACTGCGGGCTCCCCGTCTTCGAGACGCCGTCGGGGCGGCGCTGTCTGGATACGGAGTGTGAGAAGACCTGACCGGCGGTCCGCGTGGGCGACAACGGCGGTCGCTACACGCCGTCCGCGCGGGCGAGCAAGTGCTCGCGCAGGGCCGCCGGGGAGTCGGCCACGTAGTCGGCGCCGCTCCGGTCGGTCTCGTCGGCGCTCCCGTGGCGAAAGCCGACGACGTGCATACCTGCCCGCCCGGCCGACTCGATCCCGTGGACCGAATCCTCGACGGCGACGGCGTCGGTCGGGTCGACGCCGACTCGCTCGGCAGCGTGCTCGTAGACGCCCGGCTCTGGTTTCCCGGGCCCGTCGAAGGCGTCGGCGCTGACGACCGCGTCGAAGGTCAGCTCGAAGCGGTCGAGCACGGTGTCGATCCAGTCGTGGGGCGAGGAGGAGACCAGTGCGAGGGTCACCTCGCGCTCGCGGAGCGCCGCGAGCAACTCGTGGGTGCCGTCGAGCAGGCTGACCTCCTCGCCGTAGATCGACGTTGCGGTCTCCTCGTACCACCCGAGGAACGCCTCGCGGTCGGTCTCGATCTCGTAGGTCGCGTCGAGGTAGTCGTAGATCTCCCGGTAGTTCATACCGGTGATCTCGTCGAGATCGAGGTCCTCGAGGCCGACCAGCGGGAGGAGCTGCTCGCGTTCGTAGGGGTGCCAGTAGTCCTCGGAGTCGACGAGAACTCCGTCCATATCGAAACAGATAGCGTCCATGCACCGTGGTCTCCCGGTGGTGTGGTGTGTCTTTTGGCTGTCTTCCAACCCGTAATCGCAGGGGCTTTCCGCGGGGGCGGGTTGCTCTCACACATGCACGCGACGCTCTCGGGGGACGTGGTTCGAGCGGGCGAGCGGGCCCGCGAGCGCTT
This DNA window, taken from Halosimplex litoreum, encodes the following:
- a CDS encoding endonuclease NucS domain-containing protein; protein product: MHDEVRVVAGDCTTTMDGRNEREHRGDVVTVVKPDNTVLVHDADGYQPVAWLTRADSVQFVDGVLDAREGDQHLRVEVHAEHGAARHPVSRAGVPVGDCPTCDESLVLARGSVVCRDCDDEYSIPRDGAVLEESCPVCGLPVLRVERGAQFEVCVDRDCESIDDRVTERFDREWDCPNCEGDLRILRRGGLIAGCERYPECDTGFGVPTGVVDGACDCGLPVFETPSGRRCLDTECEKT
- a CDS encoding HAD family hydrolase, translating into MDAICFDMDGVLVDSEDYWHPYEREQLLPLVGLEDLDLDEITGMNYREIYDYLDATYEIETDREAFLGWYEETATSIYGEEVSLLDGTHELLAALREREVTLALVSSSPHDWIDTVLDRFELTFDAVVSADAFDGPGKPEPGVYEHAAERVGVDPTDAVAVEDSVHGIESAGRAGMHVVGFRHGSADETDRSGADYVADSPAALREHLLARADGV